The DNA sequence CAGTTCGGGGGGAATCCACGGCAGGCCCAGGGCCTGGTAAAAGGCGGCTTCGGTGGGCGCATCGTTGGGCAGCGCGGCGCTACCACCGAGGGCCTGCAAATGCCCGGCACTGCCCGTGCTCAACACCCACGCGCTGCCCCAGCGTTCCGGGCGGGCAGCGATGAGGTGCAGTGGGAAGCCATCGGCCAGGCGGGTTTCGGTTTCGGCGTAATCGGCATGCAGCACCACCTCGCCTTGCAGTCCCAGATGCTCCAGTGCTGCTTGCAGGGCTTCGGCGGGCTGCTCCGCGGCGAGAAGCAGGTCCATATCACCAACCAGCGCCCTTCCCCGACGGGTGCTGCCTGCCAGTTCGGCGCGCCCAACCAGCGGCAGGCGGCGCAGGCGCTCCAGCACCTGCTGCGCTCGCGGGTAAACCTCACCCAGCAAGAACCCCGTGGGCTGCTCGCGCCGCGTCTGGATGGCTTCCAAAATGCGGGTTTCGGTCTTGGCCCCAAAACCAGGCAAGGCGCGCAAGCGGCTCTCGCGGGCGGCTTGCTCCAAGCCGGCAACATCTTCAATGCCGAGTTCCTGCCAAAGCCGCCGGACTTTCTTCACGCCCAGGCCGGGCAGCGAGAGGATTTCCAACAACGACGGCGGCACTTCGGCTTCCAGGCGCTCAAGGAAGCCCAACTGCCCCGTGCGCAGATATTCGTCGATTTTCTTGGCGATGGCCGCCCCCACGCCCGGAATTTCGGTCAGCCGCCCCGCTTGCCAAAGGGCCTCAATGGGTTCTTCCAACGTCTCGATGGCATCGGCGGCACGGCGGTAAGCGCGCGTCTTGTAAGCCGACTCGCCTTTGAGTTCCAACAGCGTCGCAATGCGACGGAAAAGTTGTGCCACAGCCCGGTTCATGTCGGTATTGTACCCGATTTTGGCACGGGTTGAAGGGCCTGGCCCCCCGGCGTCGGCGCGCCTCTACACGACCGTGATCTGACCGTAATGGTCTGCCGCCATTGCCGCGCCGTGCTGACGCAGATGGCGCAGGGCATGGGGCAGGTAGGCCAGGATGTCGCCCGCGACCACACCGTCTTCGCCCAGGCTGGCGGCGGCCAAATCACCTGCGAGGCCGTGCACGAACACGCCCATGCGAGTGGCTTCGGGCAGAGGGAAGCCGTGGGCGGTGTGCATGGCCGCGATGGTGCCGGTAAGCACGTCGCCGCTGCCCGCGGTGCCCATGCCGGGGTTGCCGCTCAGGTTGATGAACACCTGCGCTTCGGGCGTGCCGATGAGGGAATGGGCACCCTTGAGCACGATGGTGGCCTGCCATTGGGCCACGGCGGCTTGCAGCGCAGCAATGCGATCGGCCTGGATTTCAGCAGTGGCTCGACCAGTCAGGCGCGCCATCTCGCCCGGGTGAGGCGTGAGCGCGGTGGGCGCCGTGCGGCTTCGCACCAGTTCAGGGTGTCCGGCAAGGGCGGTCAGGCCGTCGCCGTCAACCAACAACGGCTTCTCCAACTGTTGGGTGAGGCGGCGGGCCAGTGCCTGGCTTTCGGGGTGCAGGGAAAGCCCGGGGCCGAGCACCACCATATCCATCGGCGCAGCGGCTTCCAACAGGCCGTCGAGGGCTTCCAGGGCAAGGGTGCCTTCATCGGTCGCGGGCTGCGGCAGGACCACGATTTCGCTGCCTTTGCTGGCGATGAACGGCGCTGCCGGGGCCGCCGTCGCGAGGTAGGCCAACCCGCCGCCCGCCTTCAGGAAAGCCATCGCGGCGAAATAGGGCGCGCCGAGGTAGCGGCTGCCGCCCGCGATGAAGAGCACTTTGCCAAAAGTGCCTTTGTGGCCGTCGCGCGGGCGCGGCGGCAGGGGCAGGGGGTCGTTGACGGCCAGGTTGAGGCTTTCCTGGGTGTAGAGTTCCAGCGGGAAGGAAATGTGGGTCACGAAAAGTTTGCCGCCGTAGCGAAAGCCGGGGTAGAGGAGGTTGCCTGGTTTGGGCAGACCAAACGTGATGGTCGCGGCGGCTTCCACGGCAACGCCGAGCACTTGCCCTGTATCACCAGCAATGCCCGAAGGAATATCGAGGCTGAACACCGGCTTGCCGCTGGCGTTGAGCAGCCGAATGGCTTCAGCATAACGCCCGGCAACCGGGCGGCTCAAACCGGTGCCAAAAATAGCATCGACGGCGGCATCGGCAGTGGCAAGGGCGCTCCGCAAGGGCGTGAGGTCATCGCCCAAGGTGGTGAAGGGCAGGCCGATATGGGCCAGCATCTCGTAATGGAAACGGACGGTGTCGTCGAATTTCTGCGGGCTTCCCAGGCAAAAAACATGCACCCGCGCGCCGGTGGAATGCAGTTTGCGGGCGACCACCAGCCCGTCGCCGCCGTTGTGCCCGTTACCGCACACCACGACGAACGTTTTGCCGCGCACGCCGAGTTCCTGCAGAATAACGTGGTAAGCGGCCCCTCCGGCGTTTTCCATCAGGATAGTGCCAGGAATGGCGTATTTTTCGATGGCGGTGCGGTCAAGTTGGCGCATTTCAGCCACGCGAGAGACTTTCATGGCAACCTCCGGGAAATGGCAAGTGATGCAGGATGCAAAGATGCAAGTTGCGTCTTGCATCTTGCAACTTGCAACTTGCAACTTGCAACTTGCTACAATCCCCACCCCTCCATCGCCCGTTTGGCGGCGCGTTCCAGGCCGGCCACGGCTTTGTCGAAATGGCGGAAGCGCTCGTCGCGGGTTTGGCCGTGGTAGTAGCGGTAGTAAATCTGCTGGGCAATGCCCGCGAGGCGGAAAAGGCCGTACACGAAATAGAAGCGCAGGTCGTCGGGGGTGAGGTCGGTGTCGGCAATGTAACGCGCCACCACCTCGCGGCGGGTGAACGCGCCGGGCAAATGGGTTGGCCCAAGGCGGATGGCCTGCATCTCCGGCGGGTCGTCGGCCTGCACCCAATAGGCCAACGACGCGCCCAAATCCATCAGCGGGTCGCCCACGGTTGCCAGTTCCCAGTCCAGCACACCGACGACGCGGAAGGAGCTCTCCCCACCCCCCGCCCCCCTCCCCTCCCTTACTAAGGGAGGGGAGGGGGTGTCAGGCGCTTGCGCCGGACGGGGGAGGGGTGAGATCTCAAAGACGACATTGTCGAACCGATAGTCGTTGTGGATGAGCGCCGCACCGCGTTCCGGCGGAAGGTTGGCCTCCAGCCATGCGATGACGTCCTCGAAATCCGGCACGTTGGGGGTGCGCGCATCGCGATAGCGCCGCGCCCAGCCCTGCACCTGCCGCTGGACGTAGCCTTCCGGGTGGCCGAAATCGCCAAGGCCGAGGGTGCGGTAATCGAGCGCGTGCAGGCGGCGGTGAGTGTCGATGAGCCGTTCGCACAGCAGGCGGACGCGTTCCGGCGGCAGGTCGAGGTCGGGCGGTGGTTCGCGGCGCAAAATCAGGCCGTGGAGCCGCTCCATCACATAGAAAGGCGCGCCCAGCACCGCGGGGTCGTCGCAATAGGCCAGCGGCCGCGGCACGGGGAAAGCGCCGTAAAGGGCGTTGAGCAGTACCCACTCGCGGTGCATGTCGTGGCCGCTCTTGGGCTTCTTGCCACGCGGCGGGCGGCGGAGCACCATTTCAGTTTCACCCATACGCAGCAAATAGGTCAGGTTGGAGTGGCCGGAAGGGAATTGCAGGACTTCCAGCCTGCCCTCCAGGCCCGGGATGGCTTCCTTGAGGTAGGCTTCCAGGCGGGCGAGGTCGAGTTCCTCGCCGGGGCGGGGCGGGCGGACAGCGTCGCTCATTGCAGCACCTTCCTTCCGGCTTCCATGACGTCGCGATAAGGGCGCAGCAGCCGCTTAGCAAGGGAAACCTTGTGCACTTCGTCCGCGCCGTCGTAGATGCGGGCCGCGCGCTCGTGGCGGTAAAAATAGGCCAAGATGGTGTCGTCGGTCATGCCCAGGCCACCGTGCACCTGCAGGGCGCGGTCAACCACCTTTTGCATGGTGTTTGCCACGAGGAACTTGATCATGGAAATTTCCTGGCGGGTTTCCTTCCAGCCCAGATGCTCGATGCGCCAGGCGGTTTGCAACGTGAGCGCGCGGGCGGCCTCGATTTCGGCGGCGCTTTCGGCAATCCACGCCTGGATGATTTCCTTGTCGGCCAGCACCTGGCCGGGAGCGATGGGACGGCGGGCGGCGTATTCAATCATCAAATTCAGCGCGCGGCGGGCGACGCCCAGCCAGCGCATGGTGTGGTGAATGCGCCCTGGCCCTAAGCGTTCCTGCGCAATGCGGAAACCGGCGCCTTCCGGCCCCAGCAAGTTGCTTTGAGGCACGCGACAGGAATGGTAAAGGATTTCGGCATGGCTGAAATAGCCGCCGCCTTTGTGCCCCATGATGTTGATGTTGCGCACGATGTCGAAGCCGGGCGTGTCGGCGGGCACGATGATCATGCTGGCGCGCTGGTAAGGCGGCGCGTCGGGGTCGGTCACGGCCATCACAATGGCAAAAGCGGCTCCGTCCGCGGCGGTGGTGTACCATTTCTGGCCGTTGATGACGTAATCATCGCCGTCCTTGACCGCGGTGGTTTCCATGTAAACCGGGTTGGAGCCAGGCATTTCCACCTCGGTCATGGAAAAGCAACTGCGAATTTTGCCTTCCACCAGCGGGCGCAGCCAACGCTCCTTCTGTTCCGGCGTGCCGTATTTATGCAGAATTTCGATGTTGCCCGCGTCGGGAGCCTGGGTGCCAAAGATGTAGTGCCCCAGGGGGCTGGCGCCCAGAATTTCGGAAACCAGCGCAAAATCGGTCAGTGGCAGTTCCATGCCGCCATATGCCTTGGGCTGGGCAGGCCCCCATAGCCCCATTTGCTTGACCTTCTCGCGCAGAGCGTCGAGGCGGGGCTGGAAAACGTCAGGCGGCTCGTTGAGGAAGTGCTGCTCCAGCGGGTAGACCTCTTTTTCCATGAATTCCCGAATAAGGTTGAGCATCAGTTGCGTGTCGTGAGGAATGGTGAAGTCCATGCGGGGGCTCCTGAATGGGATTGGGCGCGATGGCCGCAGACTCGCACGTTTGTTATAGCACATTCGTGAAGGCTGGTCAAAGGGCGTGGGCATTGCACGGCCGCGGAAGGCAAAAAAAAGCCCCTCCGCGCGGTGGCGGAGGGGTAACGGAGAGGGGAAGCAACGGTGCCCGGCAGCGTCAGGCCTTGCGCAGAAAATGCTGATCAACGATGAGAATGCCCACAATCACCACCCAGGTGACCGTGCGCACCGTCATCGCGCGCAGGCTTTCCCCCGCGACAACCTGGTGATAGGCCGTTTGGAGGATGATATACACTGTGGAATGGGCTGCCAGGGTTGCCAGCGCCAGTTTGGGCGCAATGGGCCGGTCTTGCCACAGCAACACGGATGTGACGACCACGGTCAGAATCCCCATGGTGAGGTTGTAAACCGGTAACCAACTGATGACGTAGTAATCGACGGGCTCGTGGAGGATGACCACTTTGGTGCCTGCAAAGACAGCCATACCGCCGATGATGAAAGCCAGAACGGCAGCGATCTTATTGAGTTTCATGTTTTGCTCCTCGTTGAACGTGAAGGTCAGGAAGACTGTGAAGCCTTGGTGGTACGACGGCGGCCAGCGTCGCGCCGCGTGCGGCGACGGCGCTGCCACTTTGCCAGGTAAGGCAAAAAGTAAAGATAGGCACCGCTAATCGCCAGCAAGAGAATCAGCAAAGATTGAATTTGCTCGAATTGCGGGGGAAGCAGTTTAACACCCATCACGAGTTTCGCCGTCACCGCGACGGGAATGATGATAAGGGTGGGCACTGCTAACCAACGGTGGAGAATGCGGGCCCATTTGTTGAAGAATTTGCTCATGGGTTTTTCCTCGAAGAAGATTGGTCCGAGGCAGGGGGCACCTCGGCTGCTTGCAGCGTGCGTTCCAGCAGGGTGAGCAAAGTGTTTCGCTCGGTGGGCGTCAGCCCTTGCAACAGCCGCTCGAATTTACGGCGGTGCGTCGCCACAGCCTGCTGGTAAACTTTCCGGCCTTCTGCGGTCAGATAGCACTGGAAGGCCCGCCGGTCTTGCGGGTGAGGGCGTCGCTCCACCCACCCCGTGCTTTCCATCTGGCGGATGGCAATGCTCACGGTAGGCGGGGAAAGCCGGAGGGCATCGGCAATGTGTTGGAGGTTGCTGCCCGGCATCTCGGCAATGGCTTCCAGCAAAGTAAAGTGGGAAGGTGTAACAGCGATTTCCTGGGCTGGACTGCGGTCACCTAAACGGCGCAGTCGCGTTGCCAGTTGCAGAAAACGCTGGGCATCATCGGTTAGCGATTGCTCCAAAGGTGTTCTCCTTTCGCGTCGCGAATATTTAGTTAACCTAACTAAATATACCGCGCGACCAGAAAGGCGTCAAGGTTTAAAGCAAACTCGAAAGCCCCACTCTTGGTATAATCTCTCCATGCGCATCCTTTGGGCTTTCATCCGTGCACTGCGGCCACGACAGTGGACCAAAAACGCTTTTGTATTTGCCGCCCTGGTCTTCGACCGGCAACTGACCCATCCCCAGGCCTTTGCCCGCACCCTGGCAGGCTTCGGGCTGTTTTGCCTGCTTTCGGGGGCAGTTTACCTCATCAACGACATTGCCGACCGGGAAAGCGACCGTAAGCACCCCGAGAAGCGCCACCGTCCCATCGCCAGCGGCGCGCTGCCCGTCTCGATCGCTGCCGGCGGTGCCAGCGCGCTTTTGGTCTTTGCTTTGGGGGTCTCGTGGTTGCTCTCCCCCGCCTTTTTCCTCGTTGCGGCTTCATACCTGCTTCTCAATCTGGCCTACTCCTTCTACCTGAAACACATTCCCATCATTGACGTGCTCATCATTGCTGCGGGTTTCGTGCTGCGGGTGCAGGCAGGGGTTGTGCTTATCCATGTGCAGCGGTTTTCGCCCTGGCTGTATGTGGTCACCACGCTGCTGGCGTTGTTCATCGGCTTTGGCAAACGCCGCGCCGAACTTAGCCTGCTGGCCGAAGGTGCAGGCCGCCATCGCCGCGTGCTGGATGGCTACACCATTCCGTTTTTAGACCAGCTCATCACCATCACCTCAGCCACGACCATCATTGCTTACAGCCTTTACACCTTCTCCGCGCCCAACCTGCCGGCCAACCACGCGATGATGCTTTCCATTCCTTTCGTACTGTATGGCATCTTCCGCTACCTTTATCTGGTGCAGGTGGAAGGCCGCGGCGGCGCGCCGGAAGAGGCCCTGCTGACCGACCTGCCCCTTCAGATGACCTTGCTGCTGTGGGGGGTGACCATCCTGCTCATCTTTTACATCTACTGACGGGGGTGCGCGTGCCTGCCACAACTGCCACTGCACCGGGCAAAATCATCCTGTTTGGGGAACACGCCGTCGTGTACGGCCAGCCCGCGCTGGCCGTGCCGGTGCCCGCGGTGCGCGCCCGCACCGTGGTTTCGCCCGCGCCTGACCTGCCCGCAGGGGAAATCCGCATCACCGCCCCCGCCGTGGCGCTGGAAAACGCCCCACTGGAAAGCCTGCCGCCCGAGCATCCGTTGGCGAAAGCCGTGGCGCTGACTTTAGAGGCCATTGGCGTTCCTCACCCTCCTGCCCTGCGCCTGCGGTTGAGTTCCACCATTCCGGTCGCGGCGGGGTTGGGCAGCGGTGCAGCCGTGACGGTGGCCCTCGCCCGGGCGCTGAGCGCCTTCCTGGGGCGCCCCTTGGGCAACGACACCGTCAACGCCATTGCCTACGAGGTGGAAAAAATCCACCACGGCACACCCTCGGGCATCGACAACACCGTCGTTACCTACAACCTGCCGGTGTATTTCGTGCGCGGCCAGCCGTTGCGCACGTTTCGGGTCAGGTGTCCCTTCACCGTGGTCATCGCCGACAGTGGCATTCCGGCCCCGACCGCGCAGGCCGTGAGCGATGTGCGCCGGGCCGCGCAGGCTGAGCCGGAACGCTTCCAGGCGCTCTTTGCCGCTGTCGGCCGGGTGGTGGAAGCCGCCTACCGCGCCATCACCACGGGAACGCCGGAAGCCTTAGGCCCGCTGATGGACGAGAACCACGCCCTGCTGCAACAAATGGGCGTTTCGTGTCCCACGCTGGACCGGCTGGTGACGGCCGCGCGGCAGGCAGGCGCATTAGGGGCCAAACTTTCCGGCGGCGGCCGCGGCGGGAACCTCATTGCGCTGGTGCCTCCTGATGCCCCTGAGGCTGCTGAAGCCATCGCCCGCGTGCTGGAAGCCGCCGGTGCCGTCCGCACCATCGTCGCGACTATCGCCCCCGCGCACCGTAACCCCTGACCGAGCACCGGCGCACAGGGCACCCATCTTTCGCCCATTTTTTCACCAAAGGTTGACAGTACAGCCTCCCTTTGGTATAAACGCCGCCAATGGAAACCAAGCCGTTTGTTGCCCGTCGTAGCCGTCGTGCTTACGCCCCCCATGCGGAGGGCGCTCGCGGGCGCGCGGCTTAGCACCACCCCATCCATTCCTTGCGCTCAAAAGCCCTCCCATAGCGGAGGGCTTTTTGCGTACCCATCCCCCTCAAGGAGTTGCCCCCATGTCTCCCAAAACCAAACCCCAGGTCAAAAAAGTCGTGCTGGCCTACTCTGGCGGCCTCGACACCTCGGTCATCGTGCCCTGGCTGAAAGAAAACTATGGCTGTGAAGTGGTCTGCTTCACCGCCGACCTCGGCCAGAGCGGCGAACTGGAAGGGCTGGAAGAGAAAGCCCTCAACAGCGGCGCCAGCCAGATCGTCATCAAAGACCTCAAAGAAGAATTTGCCAGCGAATACCTCTTCCGCATTGTGCGCGCTGGCGCCGTCTACGAGCGCAAGTACCTGCTCGGTACTTCCGCCGCCCGGCCGCTGATTTCCAAATACCTGGTGGAAGTCGCCCATCAGGTGGGCGCCGACGCGGTCGCCCACGGCGCCACCGGCAAGGGCAACGACCAGGTGCGCTTTGAACTCACCGTGATGGCCTTGGACCCCCGCCTGAAGGTCATCGCCCCGTGGCGCGAGTGGGAAATCCGCTCCCGCGAAGACGCCATCGCCTACGCCCAGGCGCACAACGTGCCCGTCACCGCCACCAAGAAGACCATCTACAGCCGCGACCACAACCTGTGGCACATTTCCCACGAGGGCGGCCCGCTCGAAGACCCGTGGTGGGAGCCGGACGAGTCGGTGTTCATGCTCACCGCTGCGCCGCAGGAAGCACCCGACGAGCCGGAATACGTGGAAATCGAGTTTGAAACCGGCACCCCCGTGGCGGTGAACGGCCAGAAGATGAGCCCCGGCGAGTTGGTCGCCTTCCTGAACGCCCTGGGCGGCAAGCATGGCATCGGCCGGGTCGACATGGTAGAAAACCGCCTCGTGGGCATGAAATCCCGCGGCATCTACGAAACCCCCGGCGGCACGATTTTGATGGAAGCCCACCGCCAACTGGAATCTCTGGTGCTCGACCACGCCACCATGCAATACAAAGACACCGTGGCGCTGAAATACGCCGAACTGGTTTACAATGGCCTCTGGTTCAGCCCGCTGAAAGAGGCACTGGATGCCTTTGTGGACGCCACCCAGGGCCCGGTCACCGGCGTGGTGCGGCTGAAACTCTACAAGGGCAACATCATTCCCGCCGGGCGCAAGAGCCCCTTCAGCCTCTACCGCGAAGACTTCGCCACCTTCGGCCAGGAAGACGTCTACGACCAGTCCGACGCCGAGGGCTTCATCCACCTCTTTGGCCTGCCGCTGAAGGTGCGGGCGCTCAACAAACTGCCCGTGGCTGGCATGAACATGCCCAAGCCCGACTACTCGCGCTTCAAGCGGGATTAACGCAAAAGCGAACCGCAGATTTCGCAGATGACGCAGAAAAAATCTGTGAAATCTGCGTAACCTGTGGTTTCCAGCGGTTTTCAAGGAGCATCCGATGACGAAATCGGCAGGCAACACCCTCTGGGGCGGGCGCTTTAGCGGCGGCACCGACCCGCAAATGTGGGCACTCAACGCGTCCATCATGACCGACCGGCGGCTGGCGTTCCACGACATCCGCGGCAGCAAAGCCTGGGTGCGTGCGCTGCAGCGCGCCGGCGTGCTTACCGAGGCCGAAGCCCAAACCCTGCTCGACGGCCTCACGCAGGTCGCCACCGAGTTTGCCGAGGGGCAGTTCGTCTTCGCCCCCACCGACGAAG is a window from the Chloroflexota bacterium genome containing:
- a CDS encoding NAD(P)H-hydrate dehydratase, whose amino-acid sequence is MKVSRVAEMRQLDRTAIEKYAIPGTILMENAGGAAYHVILQELGVRGKTFVVVCGNGHNGGDGLVVARKLHSTGARVHVFCLGSPQKFDDTVRFHYEMLAHIGLPFTTLGDDLTPLRSALATADAAVDAIFGTGLSRPVAGRYAEAIRLLNASGKPVFSLDIPSGIAGDTGQVLGVAVEAAATITFGLPKPGNLLYPGFRYGGKLFVTHISFPLELYTQESLNLAVNDPLPLPPRPRDGHKGTFGKVLFIAGGSRYLGAPYFAAMAFLKAGGGLAYLATAAPAAPFIASKGSEIVVLPQPATDEGTLALEALDGLLEAAAPMDMVVLGPGLSLHPESQALARRLTQQLEKPLLVDGDGLTALAGHPELVRSRTAPTALTPHPGEMARLTGRATAEIQADRIAALQAAVAQWQATIVLKGAHSLIGTPEAQVFINLSGNPGMGTAGSGDVLTGTIAAMHTAHGFPLPEATRMGVFVHGLAGDLAAASLGEDGVVAGDILAYLPHALRHLRQHGAAMAADHYGQITVV
- the mvk gene encoding mevalonate kinase, which encodes MGGDHPAHLLHLLTGVRVPATTATAPGKIILFGEHAVVYGQPALAVPVPAVRARTVVSPAPDLPAGEIRITAPAVALENAPLESLPPEHPLAKAVALTLEAIGVPHPPALRLRLSSTIPVAAGLGSGAAVTVALARALSAFLGRPLGNDTVNAIAYEVEKIHHGTPSGIDNTVVTYNLPVYFVRGQPLRTFRVRCPFTVVIADSGIPAPTAQAVSDVRRAAQAEPERFQALFAAVGRVVEAAYRAITTGTPEALGPLMDENHALLQQMGVSCPTLDRLVTAARQAGALGAKLSGGGRGGNLIALVPPDAPEAAEAIARVLEAAGAVRTIVATIAPAHRNP
- a CDS encoding acyl-CoA dehydrogenase, with protein sequence MDFTIPHDTQLMLNLIREFMEKEVYPLEQHFLNEPPDVFQPRLDALREKVKQMGLWGPAQPKAYGGMELPLTDFALVSEILGASPLGHYIFGTQAPDAGNIEILHKYGTPEQKERWLRPLVEGKIRSCFSMTEVEMPGSNPVYMETTAVKDGDDYVINGQKWYTTAADGAAFAIVMAVTDPDAPPYQRASMIIVPADTPGFDIVRNINIMGHKGGGYFSHAEILYHSCRVPQSNLLGPEGAGFRIAQERLGPGRIHHTMRWLGVARRALNLMIEYAARRPIAPGQVLADKEIIQAWIAESAAEIEAARALTLQTAWRIEHLGWKETRQEISMIKFLVANTMQKVVDRALQVHGGLGMTDDTILAYFYRHERAARIYDGADEVHKVSLAKRLLRPYRDVMEAGRKVLQ
- a CDS encoding decaprenyl-phosphate phosphoribosyltransferase is translated as MASSKVKWEGVTAISWAGLRSPKRRSRVASCRKRWASSVSDCSKGVLLSRREYLVNLTKYTARPERRQGLKQTRKPHSWYNLSMRILWAFIRALRPRQWTKNAFVFAALVFDRQLTHPQAFARTLAGFGLFCLLSGAVYLINDIADRESDRKHPEKRHRPIASGALPVSIAAGGASALLVFALGVSWLLSPAFFLVAASYLLLNLAYSFYLKHIPIIDVLIIAAGFVLRVQAGVVLIHVQRFSPWLYVVTTLLALFIGFGKRRAELSLLAEGAGRHRRVLDGYTIPFLDQLITITSATTIIAYSLYTFSAPNLPANHAMMLSIPFVLYGIFRYLYLVQVEGRGGAPEEALLTDLPLQMTLLLWGVTILLIFYIY
- a CDS encoding phosphotransferase family protein, translated to MSDAVRPPRPGEELDLARLEAYLKEAIPGLEGRLEVLQFPSGHSNLTYLLRMGETEMVLRRPPRGKKPKSGHDMHREWVLLNALYGAFPVPRPLAYCDDPAVLGAPFYVMERLHGLILRREPPPDLDLPPERVRLLCERLIDTHRRLHALDYRTLGLGDFGHPEGYVQRQVQGWARRYRDARTPNVPDFEDVIAWLEANLPPERGAALIHNDYRFDNVVFEISPLPRPAQAPDTPSPPLVREGRGAGGGESSFRVVGVLDWELATVGDPLMDLGASLAYWVQADDPPEMQAIRLGPTHLPGAFTRREVVARYIADTDLTPDDLRFYFVYGLFRLAGIAQQIYYRYYHGQTRDERFRHFDKAVAGLERAAKRAMEGWGL
- a CDS encoding PHP domain-containing protein, with translation MNRAVAQLFRRIATLLELKGESAYKTRAYRRAADAIETLEEPIEALWQAGRLTEIPGVGAAIAKKIDEYLRTGQLGFLERLEAEVPPSLLEILSLPGLGVKKVRRLWQELGIEDVAGLEQAARESRLRALPGFGAKTETRILEAIQTRREQPTGFLLGEVYPRAQQVLERLRRLPLVGRAELAGSTRRGRALVGDMDLLLAAEQPAEALQAALEHLGLQGEVVLHADYAETETRLADGFPLHLIAARPERWGSAWVLSTGSAGHLQALGGSAALPNDAPTEAAFYQALGLPWIPPELREGRGEVEAARAGRLPVLVRAGQIRADLHNHSEWSDGHSTIRQMAEAALARGLQVLAITDHSQSLGVAHGLTPERLRAQREEIRRVQAELGDRILLLQGAEVEILADGRLDYPDDVLAELDVVVASLHTSLRQPREQITARLLRAICNPHVHIIGHPSGRLLPYRPGADLDWEAVLTAAAEHGVALEINAHPRRLDLADHLVQQAIGRGILISINTDAHRPADFDYLFYGVLTARRGWASPENIINTWETDRLLAWLRHRHTV
- a CDS encoding argininosuccinate synthase, with amino-acid sequence MSPKTKPQVKKVVLAYSGGLDTSVIVPWLKENYGCEVVCFTADLGQSGELEGLEEKALNSGASQIVIKDLKEEFASEYLFRIVRAGAVYERKYLLGTSAARPLISKYLVEVAHQVGADAVAHGATGKGNDQVRFELTVMALDPRLKVIAPWREWEIRSREDAIAYAQAHNVPVTATKKTIYSRDHNLWHISHEGGPLEDPWWEPDESVFMLTAAPQEAPDEPEYVEIEFETGTPVAVNGQKMSPGELVAFLNALGGKHGIGRVDMVENRLVGMKSRGIYETPGGTILMEAHRQLESLVLDHATMQYKDTVALKYAELVYNGLWFSPLKEALDAFVDATQGPVTGVVRLKLYKGNIIPAGRKSPFSLYREDFATFGQEDVYDQSDAEGFIHLFGLPLKVRALNKLPVAGMNMPKPDYSRFKRD
- a CDS encoding MarR family transcriptional regulator is translated as MLEAIAEMPGSNLQHIADALRLSPPTVSIAIRQMESTGWVERRPHPQDRRAFQCYLTAEGRKVYQQAVATHRRKFERLLQGLTPTERNTLLTLLERTLQAAEVPPASDQSSSRKNP